One Acidobacteriota bacterium DNA segment encodes these proteins:
- a CDS encoding aspartate 1-decarboxylase, whose translation MNRTMLRSKVHRIAVTGCDVEYEGSLTLDRMLMDAADMVPYEKIDVYDVDNGNRFSTYLIEGEPGNGECCVNGAAARLVELGDKLIIASYAEVAADDLSDYRPTVVLIGAGNHIKHVKEDEAAGVRVN comes from the coding sequence ATGAATCGAACGATGTTGCGCTCGAAGGTGCATCGCATCGCCGTGACCGGTTGCGACGTCGAGTACGAGGGTAGTCTTACCCTGGATCGCATGCTGATGGACGCGGCGGACATGGTGCCGTACGAAAAGATCGATGTGTACGACGTCGATAACGGGAATCGATTCTCGACCTATCTGATCGAAGGCGAGCCCGGGAACGGTGAGTGCTGTGTAAACGGCGCGGCCGCTCGTCTCGTGGAACTTGGCGACAAGCTCATCATCGCGTCGTACGCGGAAGTCGCCGCCGACGATCTGTCCGATTATCGTCCGACCGTCGTGTTGATCGGTGCCGGCAATCACATCAAGCACGTCAAGGAAGACGAGGCGGCCGGCGTTCGCGTGAACTAG
- the panC gene encoding pantoate--beta-alanine ligase — protein MELIRSEHSMRELSARARSRGLRVGLVPTMGSLHDGHLHLVRAARETADVSVVSIFVNPAQFGSESDLESYPRDLTRDADLCIQEDVDYLFHPEAAEIYPPGDVTRVDPGRVGEVLEGASRPGHFRGVATVVLKLIEIVRPHVAAFGEKDAQQLAVVRRMVQDLLLGVEILAVPIVRDDDGVALSSRNRHLSSEDRTRAQALSRALEAARYVLEEGQNDVEELKSAAREVLEGEEGVAPDYVEIIDEATFETVDRLGAATRLVLAAEVGGIRLLDNAELRDPSSVQQRPVAARS, from the coding sequence ATGGAGCTCATTCGAAGCGAGCACTCCATGCGAGAGTTGAGCGCCCGTGCCCGATCGCGGGGGCTTCGTGTCGGCCTGGTTCCGACGATGGGTTCCTTGCACGACGGGCACCTGCACCTCGTGCGGGCAGCGCGGGAGACCGCCGATGTCTCGGTGGTTTCGATCTTCGTCAATCCCGCTCAGTTCGGATCCGAGTCGGACCTGGAGAGCTACCCGCGTGACCTGACGCGGGATGCCGATCTCTGCATCCAGGAAGATGTCGACTATCTATTCCATCCCGAGGCGGCCGAGATCTACCCACCGGGCGATGTGACCCGCGTCGATCCGGGACGCGTCGGCGAGGTGCTTGAGGGTGCCAGTCGCCCCGGTCATTTCCGAGGAGTCGCAACGGTCGTTCTGAAGCTGATCGAGATCGTGCGTCCGCACGTTGCTGCCTTCGGTGAGAAGGACGCCCAGCAGCTGGCGGTCGTTCGGCGGATGGTCCAGGACCTGCTTCTGGGCGTCGAGATTCTCGCCGTGCCGATCGTGCGCGACGACGACGGTGTCGCTCTCTCGAGTCGCAATCGCCACCTCTCGTCGGAAGACCGCACCCGGGCTCAGGCGTTGTCGCGTGCCCTGGAGGCGGCCCGTTATGTGCTCGAGGAAGGGCAGAACGACGTCGAGGAACTGAAGTCGGCGGCCCGCGAGGTCCTCGAGGGGGAGGAGGGTGTCGCCCCCGACTACGTGGAGATCATCGATGAGGCGACGTTCGAGACGGTGGATCGACTCGGAGCCGCTACTCGGTTGGTATTGGCCGCGGAGGTCGGTGGAATTCGACTCCTGGATAACGCGGAGCTGCGTGATCCATCGTCGGTTCAGCAGCGCCCAGTAGCCGCGAGATCTTGA
- the panB gene encoding 3-methyl-2-oxobutanoate hydroxymethyltransferase produces MTVPRFQQRKGEGPPLVMLTAYDVPTTLAAEAAGVDAILVGDSLGNVLLGHESTLPVTMDEMALHARSVGRARKSALLVVDMPWLSYHIDPRESVRNAAQLVRVSGADAVKVEGGRKRVDAIRAIVDAEIPVMGHLGLTPQSVLQMGGYKVQGRAAAEAERIREDAEAIVEAGVFSMVLEGVPPKLAKQITGDVSVPTIGIGASPACDGQVLVYHDLLGMLPGPSPKFVRRYDESFDRHVKAIKRWSDDVRERSFPATDETYE; encoded by the coding sequence ATGACGGTCCCCAGGTTCCAGCAGCGAAAAGGTGAGGGGCCGCCGTTGGTCATGCTCACGGCGTACGACGTTCCCACCACCCTGGCTGCGGAGGCCGCCGGAGTCGACGCGATTCTTGTGGGCGATTCGCTGGGGAATGTACTCCTCGGGCACGAGAGTACGCTGCCGGTGACGATGGACGAGATGGCACTTCACGCGCGCAGTGTCGGTCGGGCGCGAAAGAGCGCACTGCTCGTCGTCGATATGCCATGGCTCAGCTATCACATCGATCCACGCGAATCGGTGCGGAACGCCGCGCAGCTCGTTCGTGTGTCCGGAGCGGATGCGGTCAAGGTCGAGGGTGGTCGGAAGCGGGTGGACGCGATTCGCGCCATCGTGGACGCCGAGATACCCGTGATGGGTCACCTGGGGCTGACGCCTCAGTCGGTCTTGCAGATGGGTGGTTACAAGGTGCAGGGGCGCGCGGCGGCGGAGGCCGAACGAATTCGCGAGGACGCGGAAGCGATTGTCGAGGCGGGTGTCTTTTCGATGGTGCTGGAGGGAGTGCCTCCGAAGCTCGCCAAGCAAATCACCGGCGACGTTAGTGTGCCGACCATCGGGATCGGCGCCAGCCCCGCCTGCGACGGACAGGTGCTCGTCTACCACGACCTACTTGGAATGCTGCCCGGACCGTCGCCCAAATTTGTTCGCCGCTATGACGAGTCGTTCGATCGCCATGTCAAGGCGATCAAGCGTTGGTCGGACGACGTACGGGAGCGCAGCTTCCCGGCAACCGATGAGACGTACGAATAA
- a CDS encoding deoxynucleoside kinase, whose amino-acid sequence MKFRSIAVEGPIGVGKTSFVDLLARKFDAHKVLEDLENPFLQEFYEDKAGAAFQAQLFFLLSRHRQLQELAQRDLFSQVTLCDYIFPKDKIFAYLNLDDSELLIYDKLYAMLEQQVPKPDLVIFLQAETPTLTSRIRRRHRKYESEISETYVNEVSKAYNYFFFHYTDTPLLVIDTSAIDFVHQKEHLDELVEQIKKMERGVQYYRPLGSSV is encoded by the coding sequence GTGAAATTCAGATCCATCGCCGTCGAAGGTCCTATCGGGGTCGGCAAGACCTCGTTCGTCGACCTGTTGGCGCGTAAGTTCGATGCACACAAGGTGCTCGAGGATCTCGAGAATCCGTTTCTGCAAGAGTTCTACGAAGATAAGGCGGGGGCGGCGTTCCAGGCGCAGCTCTTCTTCCTTCTGTCGCGTCATCGGCAGTTGCAGGAGTTGGCACAACGGGATCTATTCAGTCAGGTAACGCTTTGCGATTACATCTTTCCGAAGGACAAGATTTTCGCCTACCTAAACCTGGATGACAGCGAGCTGCTGATCTACGATAAGCTCTACGCTATGCTCGAACAGCAAGTGCCGAAGCCCGATCTCGTCATCTTCCTTCAGGCCGAGACCCCGACGTTGACCTCGAGAATTCGGCGACGTCACAGAAAGTACGAGTCCGAGATTTCGGAGACTTACGTGAACGAGGTCAGCAAGGCCTACAACTACTTCTTCTTTCATTACACGGATACCCCATTGCTCGTCATCGATACCAGCGCGATCGACTTCGTTCATCAGAAGGAGCACCTTGATGAACTGGTCGAGCAGATCAAGAAGATGGAGCGCGGCGTGCAGTACTATCGACCACTAGGTTCGTCCGTCTGA
- the folK gene encoding 2-amino-4-hydroxy-6-hydroxymethyldihydropteridine diphosphokinase, translating into MTEGFVGLGSNLGDRRAYLEAAIQDLATAGIEPVCSSSVWETEPVGAGVGGWFWNMVVRVQTELSAESVLERLLEIEARNGRTRDGDLRPRTLDLDLLVLGDVRLELPRLHLPHPRMWERSFVLAPLAEIAADWVDPWTGRNPRTALAELSDPAKVRCIGSLASAVGAPL; encoded by the coding sequence ATGACGGAAGGATTTGTAGGCCTGGGCAGCAACCTGGGCGATCGGCGTGCCTACCTGGAGGCGGCGATTCAAGATCTGGCCACCGCCGGCATCGAACCGGTGTGTTCATCGTCGGTCTGGGAGACGGAGCCGGTTGGAGCGGGAGTGGGAGGTTGGTTCTGGAACATGGTGGTCCGAGTCCAGACCGAACTCAGCGCCGAATCCGTCCTGGAACGACTGTTGGAGATCGAGGCTCGCAACGGCAGGACGCGAGATGGCGACCTTCGACCACGGACCCTGGACCTCGATCTCCTCGTCCTGGGCGATGTTCGCCTCGAGCTACCGCGGTTGCACCTACCGCACCCAAGAATGTGGGAACGCTCGTTCGTGCTCGCGCCTCTGGCGGAGATCGCCGCGGACTGGGTCGACCCGTGGACCGGGAGGAACCCACGCACCGCGCTCGCGGAGCTCTCAGATCCGGCGAAGGTGCGGTGCATCGGTTCTCTTGCCTCGGCTGTCGGAGCCCCCCTATAA
- a CDS encoding tetratricopeptide repeat protein has translation MPSNTENDKIYQKAIAEFTAALDQLQKGDITTAHANFIRIIAENPLETVLIDRCRTYISVCERRQAPEPAAPNSNEDLYKSAVLMMNAGDADKAIPLLDRALQTEPGSARLLFARSSAWALQARADAAIADLRQAIAIDPTIRFQATNDPDFERIREEPSFIDIIEPTPTGV, from the coding sequence ATGCCATCGAACACCGAAAACGACAAGATTTACCAGAAAGCGATTGCCGAGTTCACGGCCGCCCTGGATCAGCTCCAGAAGGGTGACATCACCACTGCCCACGCAAACTTCATACGGATTATTGCGGAGAATCCTCTGGAAACGGTTCTCATCGACCGATGCCGCACCTACATCTCCGTTTGCGAACGTCGTCAGGCTCCCGAGCCGGCTGCACCCAACAGCAATGAAGACCTGTACAAAAGCGCGGTCCTCATGATGAACGCGGGCGACGCCGACAAGGCCATCCCGTTACTGGATCGAGCGTTGCAGACCGAGCCCGGATCGGCCCGTCTTCTCTTTGCTCGGTCGTCCGCCTGGGCGCTTCAGGCTCGTGCGGATGCCGCAATTGCGGATCTCCGACAGGCGATCGCCATCGATCCGACAATCCGCTTCCAGGCGACCAACGATCCCGACTTTGAGCGAATCCGCGAGGAGCCCTCGTTCATCGACATCATCGAGCCCACGCCTACTGGAGTCTGA
- the glmU gene encoding bifunctional UDP-N-acetylglucosamine diphosphorylase/glucosamine-1-phosphate N-acetyltransferase GlmU yields MAAGRPTLTVLVLAAGKGTRLRSRTIKLLHPVAGQPMVSHVLDAASGLRPGRTVTVVGYQADQVKHALSGHDTRFAMQREQLGTGHAVLQAKKELRQTGTLLVVNGDLPTLRTASLRRFLDKHRRSRAALSVLSAEIPDAAGYGRIVRNENDVFQRIVEHKDASRAERKIREINVGIYAANPAKLLRTLARVRPHNKQGEYYITDAVHALLSAGERVIAVRHDDAAEVLGVNTRAELAESGQTLYKRKAQELQSRGITFLDASTTFVDPRANVGPDTVLYPNVMVEGACRIGRDVVIRPGCRIVDSTIGDSVEIRDHCVVQQCRIDRGAQVGPFAHLRPDSHLGADSRVGNFVELKKTHLGKGSKASHLAYLGDAEIGPGCNIGAGTIFCNYDGVRKHRTELGRGVFIGSDSQLVAPLSIGHGAYVGAGSTITEDVPIDALAVSRGKQRNIPNWAKKRRAKAAARKKKTSRRG; encoded by the coding sequence GTGGCTGCAGGTCGACCGACGCTCACGGTGCTCGTGCTGGCCGCGGGTAAGGGCACCCGCTTACGCTCACGCACCATCAAACTGCTTCATCCGGTTGCGGGTCAACCGATGGTCTCTCACGTGCTGGACGCCGCCTCCGGTCTGCGACCGGGTCGGACGGTGACGGTTGTCGGCTACCAGGCGGATCAGGTCAAACACGCGCTATCCGGACACGACACTCGTTTTGCCATGCAACGAGAGCAGCTCGGAACCGGCCACGCGGTTTTGCAGGCAAAGAAGGAACTCCGCCAGACGGGCACGCTTCTGGTCGTCAACGGCGACCTGCCGACCCTTCGCACGGCATCGCTCCGAAGGTTCCTGGACAAACACCGTCGCAGTCGCGCAGCGCTTAGCGTCCTCTCCGCGGAGATCCCCGATGCCGCGGGCTACGGACGAATCGTGCGCAACGAGAACGACGTCTTTCAGCGAATCGTCGAGCACAAGGATGCGAGTCGGGCGGAGCGGAAGATCCGCGAGATCAATGTGGGGATCTATGCGGCGAACCCCGCCAAACTCCTGCGAACCCTCGCACGAGTTCGCCCCCACAACAAGCAGGGCGAGTACTACATCACCGACGCCGTGCACGCGTTGCTTTCGGCCGGCGAACGCGTCATCGCGGTGCGTCACGACGATGCGGCGGAGGTTCTCGGCGTCAACACGCGGGCTGAACTGGCCGAGTCCGGACAGACTCTCTACAAGCGAAAGGCGCAGGAGCTACAGTCACGAGGCATAACGTTCCTGGACGCGTCGACCACGTTCGTCGATCCCCGGGCCAACGTGGGCCCCGATACCGTTCTCTATCCGAACGTTATGGTTGAGGGCGCCTGCCGGATCGGCCGAGACGTCGTCATTCGACCGGGTTGCCGCATCGTGGACTCCACGATCGGTGACAGCGTGGAGATCCGTGATCATTGTGTCGTGCAACAGTGTCGCATCGACCGCGGGGCGCAAGTCGGTCCCTTCGCCCATCTGCGACCGGACAGTCACCTGGGTGCAGACTCTCGCGTCGGTAACTTCGTTGAACTCAAGAAGACCCACCTTGGCAAGGGAAGCAAGGCGAGCCATCTGGCCTACCTCGGAGATGCTGAGATAGGGCCGGGGTGCAACATCGGAGCCGGGACGATCTTCTGCAACTACGATGGAGTGCGCAAACATCGGACGGAGCTCGGCCGGGGCGTCTTCATCGGAAGCGACAGCCAGTTGGTGGCGCCCCTGAGTATCGGACACGGGGCCTACGTCGGCGCGGGCAGCACGATTACCGAGGATGTCCCGATCGATGCGCTGGCCGTCTCACGTGGGAAGCAACGCAACATCCCGAACTGGGCCAAGAAGCGGCGCGCGAAAGCCGCCGCCCGAAAAAAGAAGACTTCCCGCAGGGGCTGA
- the glmS gene encoding glutamine--fructose-6-phosphate transaminase (isomerizing) yields the protein MCGIVGYIGPQDPVEVLIEGLRRLEYRGYDSAGIAVIDSEGGLELRRAPGKLRDLETVLQQAPIRGKYGIGHTRWATHGRPTEENAHPHRDCSERLVVIHNGIIENYVDLKHELEDQGHTFVTQTDTEVVAHALEQAIKDGASGLVEALRLVLPRLEGIYALVAVSADEPDLMVAARQGPPLVVGLGEGETFIASDIPAILSHTKDVVFMDDGEIVVVDADGPSFIDLAGNAIEKEAIRVPWDPIMAEKDGYKHFMLKEIHEQARAVRDTLLGRVSLESSSVLLEDEIGLSDDQLRDVKRMAIVACGTSWHAGQVGKFLIERLAGVPVEVDYASEFRYRQPLIDASVLPIFISQSGETADTLAALREAKSKGAETVGICNVQGSMLTREATGTVYTHAGPEIGVASTKAFTSQLVAITLLALHIGRVRGKIEDAEMKQIVEQLYHVPAQMERYLADDGPIQELARRFQHHNDFLYLGRGVNYPIALEGALKLKEISYIHAEGYPAGEMKHGPIALIDEELPVVALAPRDSVYEKMLSNIEEVKARSGIVIAVTDQEDAALRDKADAVIVMPRTHELLSPLLMVLPLQLLAYHIALLRGCDVDQPRNLAKSVTVE from the coding sequence ATGTGTGGCATCGTCGGATACATCGGCCCGCAAGACCCGGTCGAGGTGCTGATCGAGGGACTGCGTCGATTGGAGTATCGCGGGTACGACTCTGCCGGCATCGCCGTGATCGACTCCGAGGGCGGCCTCGAGCTCCGTCGGGCCCCCGGTAAGCTGCGGGATCTGGAGACAGTTCTCCAGCAAGCGCCTATCCGCGGCAAGTACGGTATCGGTCACACCCGCTGGGCGACCCACGGCCGCCCCACCGAAGAGAACGCCCATCCCCACCGCGACTGCAGTGAGCGGTTGGTCGTCATTCACAACGGCATCATCGAGAACTACGTCGATCTCAAGCACGAACTTGAAGACCAGGGGCACACCTTCGTCACCCAGACTGACACGGAGGTCGTGGCCCACGCACTCGAGCAGGCGATCAAGGACGGCGCATCCGGGCTGGTTGAGGCGCTCCGTCTCGTACTCCCGCGCCTGGAGGGGATCTACGCACTGGTCGCGGTCTCCGCTGACGAGCCCGACCTGATGGTCGCGGCGCGACAGGGTCCGCCACTGGTCGTCGGCCTCGGTGAGGGCGAGACCTTCATTGCATCCGATATTCCCGCCATCCTCTCCCACACCAAGGACGTGGTCTTCATGGACGACGGCGAGATCGTGGTCGTGGATGCAGACGGTCCCTCCTTCATCGATCTGGCTGGCAACGCCATCGAGAAGGAGGCGATCCGCGTCCCCTGGGATCCGATCATGGCGGAGAAAGACGGCTACAAGCACTTCATGCTGAAGGAGATCCACGAGCAGGCACGGGCCGTGAGAGACACGCTCCTGGGTCGGGTTTCGCTGGAGTCCTCCAGCGTTCTGCTGGAAGACGAGATCGGCCTCAGCGATGACCAACTGCGCGACGTGAAGCGGATGGCGATCGTTGCCTGCGGAACGTCGTGGCATGCGGGGCAGGTCGGAAAATTCCTCATCGAACGACTCGCCGGCGTTCCGGTGGAGGTCGACTACGCGTCGGAGTTCCGTTACCGCCAACCGCTGATCGACGCGTCGGTGCTACCGATCTTCATCTCTCAATCGGGCGAGACGGCCGACACGCTGGCCGCCCTCCGTGAGGCGAAGTCCAAGGGTGCCGAGACGGTGGGGATCTGCAACGTCCAGGGTTCGATGCTGACCCGTGAAGCCACGGGCACGGTCTACACTCATGCGGGCCCGGAGATCGGTGTCGCCTCGACGAAGGCGTTCACAAGCCAGCTTGTCGCCATCACGCTACTTGCGCTCCATATCGGACGAGTCCGCGGGAAGATCGAAGACGCGGAGATGAAGCAGATCGTCGAGCAGCTCTATCACGTCCCCGCACAGATGGAACGCTATCTCGCCGACGACGGACCGATCCAGGAACTCGCCCGCCGGTTCCAGCACCACAACGACTTCCTCTACCTCGGGCGCGGGGTGAACTATCCCATCGCACTCGAGGGTGCGCTGAAACTGAAAGAGATTTCGTACATCCACGCCGAGGGCTACCCCGCCGGCGAGATGAAGCATGGCCCGATTGCGCTGATCGACGAGGAGCTACCGGTCGTCGCGTTGGCGCCGAGAGACTCCGTCTACGAGAAGATGCTCTCCAACATAGAAGAAGTGAAAGCACGCTCCGGAATCGTGATCGCCGTGACCGATCAGGAAGACGCCGCACTTCGCGACAAGGCCGATGCCGTCATCGTCATGCCGCGAACCCACGAACTTCTGTCGCCGCTCCTGATGGTTCTTCCGTTGCAGTTACTCGCTTACCACATCGCGCTGCTTCGCGGTTGCGATGTCGATCAACCGCGTAACCTGGCGAAGTCCGTCACCGTCGAATAA
- a CDS encoding UvrD-helicase domain-containing protein, which produces MLQTNQSSNDQGDLLRALNEPQRIAVTHVSGPLLVLAGAGSGKTRVITHRIANLILHEDVQPDRILAVTFTNKAAAEMRERVQRRLAGHPFNAWIGTFHSLCLRILRQDGTRIGLAEGFNIYDGDDQRALVKRILKAEGVDRSAGPPRSFLSKISRAKNGMISPAELEKQSYSPEGRQAARIYGLYEQALRRANAVDFDDLLVRTLELFREHEEVAARYASRCEYLLVDEYQDTNRPQYLLVRFLTAAHGNICVVGDEDQSIYRFRGAELRNILEFEQDHPDTTVIRLEQNYRSSDTIIRAASAVIAKNVFRKGKTLWTDNDRGDPVELFCASDDRLEAAWVSQRIQQLADSMPLEEIAVLYRTNAQSRQVEEMLRRDRVPYQIVGSVQFYERKEIKDLLAYLKLAANPSDDIAFRRVVNTPTRGIGATTLSRIDDVARGLGLPLMEAAGHALQQGLLPQRAAGRLQEFLDFVTTRMHVADDQPVADLLERLVEDLDYEEYLEKAFAGQGGDRMENVLSLISAAAEYADEVGGGDLQGFLDRSALVAGADEVGERPGVTLMTIHCAKGLEFPAVFLLGLEEELFPHAMASGSDEDIEEERRLCYVAMTRAMKRLFVSHAAVRRVQGALIPHPPSRFLSEIPTDLIQDVSPVRVPGFFDQTPLGDSGSSGGGSSAARAANRRSTAPPPVVAGPSRASDAEDGYSVGSRVIHPRFGVGQIVNREGKEKHLKLTIHFSDHGQKKILPAYTKLRVES; this is translated from the coding sequence GTGTTGCAGACCAATCAGTCCAGTAACGATCAGGGGGATCTTCTGCGGGCCCTCAACGAGCCGCAACGGATCGCGGTCACCCATGTCTCCGGTCCCCTACTCGTGCTCGCCGGCGCGGGCTCCGGTAAGACGCGGGTCATCACGCATCGAATCGCCAATCTGATCCTCCATGAGGACGTACAGCCCGACCGTATTCTTGCGGTGACGTTCACCAACAAGGCCGCCGCCGAGATGCGGGAGCGGGTTCAGAGGAGGCTGGCGGGCCATCCGTTCAACGCCTGGATCGGGACGTTCCACTCGCTGTGCCTACGCATCCTCCGACAGGACGGCACTCGGATCGGGCTCGCCGAGGGCTTCAACATCTACGACGGTGACGACCAGCGTGCGCTCGTCAAGAGGATCCTCAAGGCCGAGGGCGTGGATCGGAGTGCGGGCCCCCCAAGATCGTTCCTGTCGAAGATCTCTCGAGCGAAGAACGGGATGATCTCCCCGGCAGAACTCGAGAAGCAGTCCTATAGCCCCGAGGGTCGCCAGGCCGCCCGCATCTACGGCCTCTACGAGCAGGCTCTACGCCGCGCCAACGCGGTGGACTTCGATGATCTGCTGGTCCGTACTCTGGAACTCTTTCGAGAGCACGAAGAGGTCGCCGCCCGCTACGCGTCTCGCTGCGAGTACCTGCTCGTCGACGAGTACCAGGACACGAACCGACCGCAATACCTGTTGGTTCGTTTTCTGACGGCCGCGCACGGCAACATCTGCGTCGTCGGCGACGAGGATCAGAGCATCTATCGCTTTCGCGGGGCGGAACTGAGAAACATCCTCGAGTTCGAGCAGGATCACCCGGATACGACGGTCATCCGGCTGGAGCAGAACTACCGATCCAGCGACACGATCATTCGCGCGGCGTCAGCGGTGATCGCAAAGAACGTCTTTCGCAAGGGGAAGACGCTCTGGACCGACAACGATCGCGGCGATCCGGTGGAGTTGTTTTGTGCCTCCGACGATCGACTCGAAGCCGCATGGGTCAGTCAACGCATCCAGCAGCTGGCCGATTCGATGCCCCTGGAAGAGATCGCGGTTCTCTACCGAACGAACGCACAGTCTCGTCAGGTCGAGGAGATGTTAAGACGGGACCGTGTGCCCTATCAGATCGTCGGCTCCGTCCAGTTCTACGAACGAAAGGAGATCAAGGATCTCCTGGCCTACCTGAAACTCGCGGCCAACCCGTCGGATGACATCGCCTTTCGTCGGGTCGTCAATACGCCAACCCGAGGGATCGGGGCGACGACCCTGTCGCGAATCGACGACGTCGCACGAGGCCTGGGGCTCCCGTTGATGGAGGCAGCAGGTCACGCCCTACAACAGGGCCTCCTGCCCCAGCGAGCGGCCGGCCGGCTGCAGGAGTTCCTCGATTTCGTGACGACACGGATGCATGTGGCCGACGACCAACCGGTCGCGGATCTACTTGAGCGGTTGGTCGAGGATCTGGACTACGAGGAGTATCTGGAGAAGGCATTTGCCGGGCAGGGTGGCGATCGGATGGAAAACGTCCTGTCGTTGATCAGCGCGGCCGCAGAGTACGCCGACGAGGTGGGCGGAGGGGACCTTCAGGGCTTCCTCGATCGATCGGCACTGGTCGCGGGGGCCGACGAGGTCGGCGAGCGCCCCGGCGTCACGTTGATGACGATCCACTGCGCCAAAGGACTCGAGTTTCCCGCGGTGTTCCTACTGGGCCTTGAGGAAGAGTTGTTTCCCCATGCCATGGCCAGCGGCTCCGATGAGGACATCGAGGAAGAGCGTCGTCTCTGCTACGTCGCCATGACGCGGGCGATGAAACGACTGTTCGTTTCTCATGCGGCGGTGCGTCGTGTCCAGGGAGCCCTGATCCCCCACCCCCCGTCTCGCTTTCTCTCGGAGATCCCGACCGACCTGATCCAGGACGTCTCACCGGTCCGGGTTCCGGGGTTCTTCGACCAGACGCCGCTGGGCGACTCAGGGTCCTCCGGCGGTGGTTCGTCCGCCGCCCGGGCGGCGAATCGTCGATCCACCGCCCCGCCTCCCGTGGTAGCCGGCCCGTCGCGTGCATCCGACGCCGAAGATGGCTATTCTGTCGGCTCTCGGGTGATCCATCCGCGCTTTGGGGTGGGACAGATCGTCAACCGAGAAGGGAAGGAAAAGCACCTCAAGCTGACCATTCATTTTTCTGATCATGGGCAAAAGAAGATCTTGCCCGCCTACACGAAACTACGTGTCGAGAGTTAA
- the efp gene encoding elongation factor P: MKATLIRKGHLVRIDGQLYRVLVMDHVTPGKGRAHIQVKLRNIIEGTQKDMRFRSSEDVERVALEPKKMQFLYADGDAYHFMDTETYEQTAIMADALGDSVNYLLPDTMVDTEWFEGKPLGIQLPATVDLKVVETDPGIKDATAQAQRKPAKLETGVTIQVPSFIEQGELIRVSTIDGSYSERAK; the protein is encoded by the coding sequence ATGAAGGCGACACTTATCCGAAAGGGCCACCTGGTCCGCATCGACGGCCAACTCTACCGAGTCCTGGTCATGGACCATGTAACCCCCGGCAAGGGACGGGCCCACATCCAGGTCAAACTCCGCAACATCATCGAGGGGACGCAGAAGGACATGCGGTTTCGTTCCAGCGAAGATGTCGAACGTGTAGCCCTGGAACCAAAGAAGATGCAATTCCTGTACGCCGACGGCGACGCCTATCACTTCATGGATACCGAGACGTACGAACAGACAGCGATCATGGCTGATGCTCTCGGAGACTCGGTCAACTATCTCTTGCCCGACACCATGGTCGATACGGAGTGGTTCGAGGGTAAGCCGCTTGGAATCCAACTTCCGGCGACGGTCGACCTCAAGGTCGTCGAGACGGACCCGGGCATCAAGGACGCCACGGCTCAGGCGCAACGTAAACCCGCCAAGCTGGAGACCGGCGTCACCATCCAGGTGCCGTCGTTCATCGAGCAAGGCGAGTTGATCCGCGTGAGCACGATCGACGGATCCTACTCGGAACGGGCCAAGTAA
- a CDS encoding metal-dependent hydrolase produces MKLHFHGHACWEVETSGHRVLIDPFLRENPLAKIGPEHFETLDAVLVTHGHFDHLADVAEIARRCDALVVSNFEIADYFSRQECRTHPMHIGGGREFPFGHVKWTIAHHGSTGPNGEALGNPMGVVLSAGDKKIYHAGDTGLFLDMKLIGEVCGPLDVAILPIGDNFTMGIDDAVRAAEFLDPALTLPMHFDTFPPIEVDANSWLSKMSAGGRDAKILNPGESIDL; encoded by the coding sequence ATGAAACTTCATTTCCACGGCCATGCCTGCTGGGAGGTCGAGACGAGCGGTCATCGGGTCCTCATCGATCCGTTTCTCCGTGAAAATCCTCTGGCGAAGATTGGTCCGGAACACTTCGAGACGCTCGACGCGGTGCTCGTGACCCATGGTCACTTCGATCACCTCGCGGATGTGGCGGAGATCGCTCGCCGCTGCGATGCCCTGGTTGTATCCAATTTCGAGATCGCCGACTATTTTTCCCGGCAGGAATGTCGCACGCACCCGATGCACATCGGTGGCGGTCGGGAGTTTCCTTTCGGTCATGTCAAGTGGACGATCGCCCACCATGGATCCACCGGCCCGAACGGGGAGGCACTGGGCAACCCGATGGGTGTGGTGTTGTCCGCCGGCGACAAGAAGATCTATCACGCAGGGGACACCGGGCTGTTTCTGGACATGAAGTTGATCGGCGAGGTCTGCGGTCCCCTGGACGTGGCGATCCTGCCGATCGGTGACAACTTCACGATGGGGATCGACGATGCTGTGAGGGCCGCCGAGTTCCTCGATCCGGCGTTGACGCTACCGATGCACTTCGACACCTTCCCGCCCATCGAGGTGGATGCGAACTCGTGGCTTTCGAAGATGTCTGCCGGAGGACGAGACGCGAAGATCTTGAATCCGGGCGAGTCGATCGACCTCTAG